Proteins encoded together in one bacterium window:
- a CDS encoding carboxylesterase family protein, which yields MPRSDALLCFALALLGGVLACAHSPEAPATAVEAATRRVLPAGVTIGATNEIGAHVWRGLPFAKAPVGPLRWMAPRPAAAWPGVRQAVSDGSACPQPTSMLTQGREPRESGMVGDEDCLYLNVFAPVFAPKEVPRGGARRPVMFWIHGGGNVIGEGSGYDGSVLAERHGVIVVAVNYRLGPLGWMRHQALRAGAESEFDASGNFGTLDLVEALRWVNINISAFGGDPGNVTIFGESAGGLNVISLLLAKPAEGLFHRAITQSGGTWSSDPHEAENWRDAARSGKRWSSSEITAALVRAEPTTSGPDEAREHVESLSEDALATYLRSKSADEIWAPLVAGGRGEGNLFDELPMVFREGSVLPSRPFHEAFARGDQHRVPVVLGTNRDESKTFMFGDPEYIRRWFGLFPQVRDWEVYERDAYFGSALWKADGADEIASALHGHQPGQVFVYRFDWDEEPKRLGFDLARLLGAGHGLEIPFVFGTFDLGFLRIISNEENEPGRAGLSDAMMSYWTRFAATGDPGLGRAGTLPAWTAWDETTAESHRSMIFDTEAGGGLRMSAETVTFDGLAAEVQTDSTFSAEERCEALDAIAKLAHHATEVAGCADDGAKTSPKG from the coding sequence GTGCCCAGATCGGACGCTCTTCTCTGTTTCGCACTTGCCCTGCTCGGTGGTGTCTTGGCTTGTGCCCACTCCCCGGAAGCCCCGGCGACCGCGGTGGAGGCTGCCACACGACGGGTCCTGCCGGCCGGCGTGACGATCGGCGCCACCAACGAAATCGGCGCCCACGTGTGGCGAGGCCTGCCCTTCGCGAAAGCGCCGGTCGGTCCTTTGCGTTGGATGGCCCCTCGGCCGGCAGCGGCCTGGCCTGGCGTTCGCCAGGCGGTGAGCGACGGCTCGGCCTGCCCGCAGCCGACCAGCATGCTCACCCAGGGTCGCGAGCCTCGGGAAAGCGGAATGGTGGGCGACGAGGATTGCCTCTACCTGAATGTATTCGCGCCCGTGTTCGCGCCGAAGGAGGTGCCACGCGGTGGTGCCCGACGGCCTGTCATGTTCTGGATCCACGGCGGCGGAAACGTCATCGGCGAAGGCAGCGGCTACGACGGAAGCGTCCTCGCCGAACGGCACGGCGTTATCGTCGTCGCGGTCAACTATCGTCTGGGGCCGCTCGGCTGGATGCGCCACCAGGCACTCCGCGCAGGTGCCGAGAGCGAGTTCGATGCGTCGGGCAACTTTGGCACGCTGGATCTGGTCGAAGCCCTGCGTTGGGTGAACATCAACATCAGTGCCTTTGGCGGTGATCCCGGAAACGTCACGATCTTCGGAGAGAGTGCTGGGGGCTTGAACGTGATCAGCCTGTTGCTGGCCAAGCCGGCGGAGGGGCTCTTCCACCGAGCGATCACCCAGAGCGGCGGGACCTGGTCGTCCGACCCGCACGAAGCCGAGAACTGGCGGGATGCGGCCCGATCCGGCAAGCGCTGGAGTTCCTCGGAGATCACGGCGGCCCTCGTACGGGCAGAGCCGACGACGAGCGGCCCGGACGAAGCTCGCGAACACGTGGAGAGCCTGAGCGAAGACGCGCTTGCGACCTATCTCCGCAGCAAGAGCGCGGACGAAATCTGGGCACCGCTCGTCGCCGGTGGCCGAGGCGAAGGGAACCTCTTCGACGAGCTTCCGATGGTCTTCCGGGAAGGGTCGGTGCTTCCCTCCCGCCCGTTCCACGAGGCCTTCGCCCGCGGCGATCAACACCGTGTGCCTGTCGTCCTCGGCACGAACCGCGACGAGAGCAAGACCTTCATGTTCGGCGATCCCGAGTACATCCGCCGTTGGTTCGGCCTCTTCCCGCAGGTGCGCGATTGGGAGGTCTACGAACGGGACGCCTACTTCGGCAGCGCGCTGTGGAAAGCCGACGGTGCCGATGAAATCGCGAGCGCCTTGCACGGGCATCAACCGGGCCAGGTCTTCGTCTACCGTTTCGATTGGGACGAAGAACCGAAGCGACTCGGGTTCGATCTGGCCAGGCTGCTCGGCGCGGGGCACGGCCTGGAGATTCCCTTCGTGTTCGGCACCTTTGATCTGGGCTTCTTGCGCATCATCTCGAATGAAGAGAATGAGCCCGGCCGCGCGGGCCTCTCCGACGCGATGATGTCCTATTGGACACGTTTCGCGGCGACCGGAGACCCGGGCCTTGGGCGGGCCGGCACCCTGCCCGCCTGGACGGCCTGGGACGAAACCACTGCCGAGAGCCATCGCTCGATGATCTTCGACACGGAAGCCGGCGGAGGTCTGCGGATGAGCGCCGAGACCGTGACGTTCGACGGGTTGGCGGCAGAAGTCCAAACCGATTCCACGTTCAGCGCCGAGGAGCGCTGCGAGGCACTCGACGCCATCGCCAAGCTGGCACACCACGCCACCGAGGTCGCGGGCTGCGCCGACGATGGTGCCAAGACATCGCCCAAGGGCTAG